The genomic window ACCTGGTAAGCGTATCCGGACTATTGTTGTAATAATTGATGGATTCGGCTGCCTCAAATCTGTGTTTTTTGACATCAAATTCTACGGAAATATCGTAATCGGCTCTTTGCTGCCATTCATTACATTGAGCGAATACTTTGTTTGTACTTATATGTACCAACCCAGCTAATATTATAATAGTAATTCTTTCTAGCATCAAAATAATTTAATTTTTAAACGAAAAACAAACTTGATCAATACAATATAGACTATCATCATTGCAATGCCATGATTACTAATACTTTGCCATCCGGATTAGACAATTTATAAACTGCACCGGTCTGAATGGCTGATGCATCCATTGTTACAGCCATGGACCCATAAAGATTTGTAGCAGCATGCAATCCAATGGCCAATTCAATACCCTCATCCATCAACACCAAGGAGCCAAGAAATATTGCAAATCCAAAATAATAAGCCAACATCAATTCGGTCCCAAAGGCAGCTACTTCTGGGTTGCTTCCATGCAACAATGCAAAACATAAAGAACTCAACAATAAAGCAATCCACCCACGATTGAAAAGACGATACAACAATTGCATCAAATAAGATCTAAACAATAGTTCTTCAGCACTTGATTGGATGAACAACATTGTGCAACTTACAATCAATAATCCGACAAAAGGCCACAAATGGAATTGGAATACATACTGACCGCCTCCCACTAGACCATACAATAAATCCGATACTATATTTAGCGCGAACCAGATCAAGAAAGATATCATTATTCTCCGCCATCGGATCGCACCTTGTGTATTGATCAATGTCGTATAACTTCTTTCCTGAATTACTTCTGTGAGTTTCAGGAGGCTCACCATCATCATTGCAAATGGAAGAAGTATGGTAAATAGCGCCAGATTAACCTTCTTTCCTTCAAGAAAAGATTGGTAAGGGAATACAACAAAAAAAGAACTTAAAAAGAATGCGCCAAGGCTTAATGCCAAGGTGATGAGATAATAAAATATACCGTTTTTGCCTGAATATGCCTGCCTGAGAAATTGCCGATCGCTCACAAGCAGCAAATGTAAATGAAATCAAACATATCAAATATTTTACTATAAGATTTGAGATTACTATCTTTGGGCAAAATCATGCGACATGATGAATATAAAACTCATACTACCATTAATTTTCATAGCTTTTACTGTGTTCATCAGCAGATTGATTCCTCATCAGCCAAATTTCACTGCGATGATAGCAGCAGTAGTATTTGCAGCAAGAATTAACAGGAGGCTAAGTACTTTGTTTGTAGTTTTTCTTGCTCTATTGATGAGTGATCTGGTAATCAATAATTTCATCTATGCAAATCATGGATCATTCAAGTGGCTTAGCTCAGGAGTTATTTGGTTATTGGCTTGTTATACTGTGGTATATTTTGCGGGTAAATATTTTTTAAAGAGAAATAGCCAATCCATTATGTCTTATCTGAGCACTGCCACAGGTGCCTCTTTAATTTTCTTTGTTTTAAGCAATTTTGCAGTTTGGGCTACCGGGAATTTATATCCCAAAACCTTGCTCGGTTTAGAATCCTGTTTTATCGCAGCAATTCCTTTTTTATCGTATGAATTGGCAGGAAATTTATTTTATAGTGCGATCTTTTTAGTCACATATTTTATTTGGAATAGGCAAGCGAATCTGGCGCCATTGCCATTAAATTAATTTATAATGGAAGAAGGGGTAGATTATGAAATGACAGAAGATGGTAGGCTTATATTTACAAGGTCTTTTCTTTTGAAAAGGGGTACATGTTGTAAATGTGGCTGCATGAATTGTCCTTATAAAGGTGGTAGCCAGCAGACATCTTCGATGCCTTGAGAATGAGCTACGTATCTAGCCAATACAAATAAATAGTCTGAAAATCTGTTCAGATATATCATAATAACTGGGTCAAAATCGAAATGTTCACTCATAGCAACGACTCTCCTTTCCGATCTTCTACATACTGTTCTACTGATGTGAGCTACAGCCACAGCTTTTGAGCCTGATGGTAATATGAACTGTGTTAAAGGCTTCAAAGCTGAATCCATGCGGTCTATTTCAGATTCAAATTCCGGAATCCTCGCTACTGGTAAAGCCGGAAGTTTCAATTTTTTAGGGTTATCAAAATCAATGGCTAGGTGGGATCCTATCACAAAGAGATCTTGCTGACACTTAAGCAACAGATCCAGAATGGATTTATCATCCACATGTGCTGCTAAAAATCCAATATTTGAGTTGAGTTCATCAATCGTGCCATATGCTTCGATTTGAAGATCTGATTTTGACACTTTCCGTCCTCCATATAAGGCAGTCTGTCCGGCATCTCCTTGCTTGGTATATATTTTCATCTTTTCCGCTCATTTGAGTTCACCTAATTCTATCGCCATACCAAGATTCTGCCGAAAGGCAATATTGGTATATTAGATTCAATATGTGGCTAAATTTTGGTTTGGGAAGGCAGATTCTGAGCTATCTGATTCAACCAATCCATCTCTAAGTCTTACTATTCGTCTTGCGTGTGCTGCAATGTCCGGCTCATGAGTTACCAACAGTATTGTATTTCCTTTTCTGTGCAGGTCTTTGAAGATATTGATGATCTCCTCACTAGTCCTTGTATCAAGATTTCCGGTAGGTTCATCTGCCAGGATTAATGCAGGATCATTGATCAGCGCTCTTGCTATTGCCACACGTTGGCGTTGCCCTCCTGATAACTCATTTGGCTTATGGTACATTCTGGATTCAAGTCCCACATCTGACATGACCTGTCTGGCTTTTTCCAATCTATCAGATTTATTGTAACCTGCATATATCAGGGGTAAAGCAACGTTTTCCAAAGAAGACATTCTGGGCAACAGGTTGAAGGTTTGAAACACAAAACCGATCTGCTTGTTTCTAACTTCTGCAAGTTCGGCATCCCCATCCCACTGACATTAATCCCATTGAGATAATACTCTCCTGAAGTTGGTGAATCCAAGCAGCCGATGAGATTCATCAAAGTAGATTTTCCACTACCTGACGGCCCCATCAACGCAACAAACTCATTTCTTTTGATTTGCAGAGAAACGGATCGAAGCGCATCAATAGTTTCAGAACCCATCACATAAGTCTTGCGAAGGTCTTTCACCTCTATGATCAAGTCAGACATCTACTGGATTTATTTTAATGTAAAAATAGTGCTCCTCGGATCATTTGTCCGGAATATTTAGATGATATGCCTCTAATACTGGACGAAATGCTTTAATTTGCACATACTTAGAACCAAAGGAATGAAGCATATCGGAATTGCCGGTAATATTGGTGCCGGAAAAACTACACTTTGTGAAGCACTTTCAAGGCATTATGGATGGGAAGTCCATTACGAAGACACTTCAAACAACCCATATTTGAGTGATTTTTACTTTGATATGCACAGGTGGTCCTTCAATCTGCAGGTTTATTTTTTGAATTCCCGATTCCAACAATTGATCGAAATCCAGAATGGAAGTAAAACTGTTATCCAAGACAGGACGATTTATGAAGATGCGCATATTTTCGCCCCCAATTTGCATGAAATGGGTCTCATGTCAAAGAGGGACTTCGACAATTACTTCACACTGTTCAAGATCATGATGAGTACTGTTAAACCACCAGACCTCTTGATTTATTTGAGAGCCTCAATTCCAACACTTGTGGATCATATCCAACAAAGGGGCAGAGAATATGAAGGGAATATGAGCCTGGACTACCTCAAAAAACTAAACCAACGATATGAAAACTTTATAGAAGGATTCAAAGATTGTCCAGTAGTTGTCATCCAAGCTGATGGGCTTGATTTCAAAAAAAGTGCAGAAGATCTTGGAAAAGTAATAGATATGATCCACGCACAAACTGCAGGTCTATTCACAAGCTAAATCTACAATTCCATTGATTGGAACACTCCCCAAAAAATGGGCCAATTGATTAACGGACATAAAAACTAAATTAAACCAATAGAATCAAAAGAACATTGGAAAAAGAAAAAGAAGCAATTTTAGTAATGAATTCAAGACCAAAGTGTGTCTTGAGTCCATTAAATAGCGTCAAACTTTTTCTGAACTGGCCGAAAAGCACAAAATTCATCCCTGATTTATATGAACTGGAAGGAAGGTTTTGAGTGTTCCGTTACTATCAACATATATCCAATTCTTGAAGGTAACAACCCTTTCAGGCTGGAGCGTTCAAATTTAGAATGTCATTATAGCAAAGCACTTGTTTTATTTCAATCGAGTGCGATAATGGATGTGAACTATTGGAGAATGCGCACACGTTTACATAAAGTCATTAAAAATTAGAAATCTTAACATTGATTGGCCAAGAATTAAATAATGTAATTCTCCAACTGTTGAATTAACCTTGATTTTGAAGTCAATTTGGTGTGTAATTGATCTTCAAGGTGAAATCTGGATTTAAGCTTCGGTTATAAAATTCTGCAAACTAAATGGCTTGGCTTCATTTCAGTAAGAATATATCAAAACTTGGAGGATTCAAAAGGCAGCACCAATAAACTACTTAACCCAAATTCTGCTTTAGCTTTTTTAGCTTCAATTCTGTTCTTGAAGCAACTAACACAATTGGCAGGAAGTGCTTTTAAAAGGAGTAAAGCATGAATTAGCTCAAAAAACCAAAACAAGGGTAAGAAAATCTTATTGAAGAGTTCCAGATAGAGTCTATATTAGAAATCCAAGAATACGGTTTTAATTACACTAAAAACTAATAAAAGCGGGGTAAAGTGATAGATTAAACCCGGTAAAGACTTCTGGTTCTTTAGCGAAAGCCGATAGGTAGTGGAGATAAGGGGACTCGAACCCCTGGCCTCTTGCATGCCATGCAAGCGCTCTAGCCAACTGAGCTACATCCCCGTTGAAGCGCAAAGTTATAATTTTATTGGATAAGCCAACAAGTAAGAAC from Saprospiraceae bacterium includes these protein-coding regions:
- a CDS encoding CPBP family intramembrane metalloprotease, which codes for MSDRQFLRQAYSGKNGIFYYLITLALSLGAFFLSSFFVVFPYQSFLEGKKVNLALFTILLPFAMMMVSLLKLTEVIQERSYTTLINTQGAIRWRRIMISFLIWFALNIVSDLLYGLVGGGQYVFQFHLWPFVGLLIVSCTMLFIQSSAEELLFRSYLMQLLYRLFNRGWIALLLSSLCFALLHGSNPEVAAFGTELMLAYYFGFAIFLGSLVLMDEGIELAIGLHAATNLYGSMAVTMDASAIQTGAVYKLSNPDGKVLVIMALQ
- a CDS encoding cob(I)yrinic acid a,c-diamide adenosyltransferase — encoded protein: MKIYTKQGDAGQTALYGGRKVSKSDLQIEAYGTIDELNSNIGFLAAHVDDKSILDLLLKCQQDLFVIGSHLAIDFDNPKKLKLPALPVARIPEFESEIDRMDSALKPLTQFILPSGSKAVAVAHISRTVCRRSERRVVAMSEHFDFDPVIMIYLNRFSDYLFVLARYVAHSQGIEDVCWLPPL
- a CDS encoding deoxynucleoside kinase; amino-acid sequence: MKHIGIAGNIGAGKTTLCEALSRHYGWEVHYEDTSNNPYLSDFYFDMHRWSFNLQVYFLNSRFQQLIEIQNGSKTVIQDRTIYEDAHIFAPNLHEMGLMSKRDFDNYFTLFKIMMSTVKPPDLLIYLRASIPTLVDHIQQRGREYEGNMSLDYLKKLNQRYENFIEGFKDCPVVVIQADGLDFKKSAEDLGKVIDMIHAQTAGLFTS